In Candidatus Methylomirabilota bacterium, the genomic stretch CCGAGGCTCTCGGCATCCTGCCCCATCCCCCGAAAGGTCGCACATCCAGCCAACGTAATCAACACCAGCGCGAGGAAAAGGGAGATCATTTTTCTCATTGCGAGCCTCCCAATAGCACCACCTTCTGCCCGGCCTTGCTCTCGGTGAGGGATGCCAGCCTGTTTTTCGCGGAAGACTGGATTTCAGAGGTTTCTTGCTTCTCTGGCTTCTCGCCCTTCCGGATCATGTAACCACCTGCCCCCCCTGCCCCCAACAAAAGAAGGGCGCCGCAGCCCGAGCAAAACAGAAGGGAGGCCACCAGGAACGGCATCAATGCGCCCCTCCAAGGTTTCCAGATCGTACCCATCACGAGTCTCCTTTTTCGGACACTTAGCTCACACGCGGTCTTCCCATAATATTTGAGCAAGAATCATGCCGCGCTCCCCCCCTCGCGTGACCGCCTCAGAGGGGTTTGGTGGGAGGGTGACCCGGCCGGGGTCAGGACTCCAAGAGTGATGATGTCAGTGCGAGGAAGTCGGAAGTCTTCAGCGCTGCGCCCAGATTAGTTGAACGTCGTCACGGTCGCTTCGTTCGAGCAGGTAGAAGTTCCTTCCTCGCACACCTGGTAGGTATACGTTGCTTGCCCTCCTTTTTTCCCTTTCCCTTTTTGGTTGATGGTGTCGGTGTGAGAGCCGTCATTGGCGGTCGTCGTGATCTTGGATCCGTTGCGATAGATGTCTATGTTGGTTGACGTCGGACCATTCCAGCTCAAGTCTGCCCTCCGAAAGCGCTTTGCCTTGTAGCCGATTGCAGAGAGTGTGAGTACCGTCACCCGAGCTGCGGGTGACGGCGACATCCTGAGAGATGGTGTCGGCCGCACCATCGTCGTCGGTCACTGTTAACGTCACGTTGTAGGTGCCGTCCGACGGGTAGGTGCGTGTGGGGTGCTGTTCGGTTGACAAGGCCCCCTGCCCAAG encodes the following:
- a CDS encoding entericidin EcnAB, which translates into the protein MRKMISLFLALVLITLAGCATFRGMGQDAESLGRGIKKTMNEASH